In one window of Rhodothermus sp. DNA:
- a CDS encoding WG repeat-containing protein: MKPFSWLTGCLIWLATARTIGAQPVALLPVATSAGYGFITPEGKVAIAPRFERVQPFSEGRAAARFNGQWGFIDTTGQWLVPPQYEQVFPYRNGYARVRRAGRWGFVDRSGQEVIPPTYRAAQDFAYGLAPVEVVQKILGVVHRTRWGFINPQGVMVIPPQFTQALAFHEGLAAVEVATQTLMVTTGHKWGFIDTTGQWVIPPRFSSARNFSEGLALVREGPRTLFIDRTGEPVFEVPYRQVYSFVEGRARISDGMYWGFIDRKGQVVVPLRFEQVLDFSEGLAAVRIGGRWGYIDREGNLVIRPRYEQAHAFQHGVALVSEEGRLLYIDRAGRVRWQRPTS, encoded by the coding sequence ATGAAGCCCTTCAGTTGGCTTACAGGATGCCTGATCTGGCTTGCGACGGCCAGAACGATTGGCGCACAGCCAGTAGCCCTGTTGCCTGTGGCCACCTCAGCGGGTTATGGTTTTATCACGCCAGAAGGGAAAGTGGCCATTGCCCCTCGCTTTGAGCGGGTGCAGCCTTTTTCCGAAGGACGCGCGGCCGCCCGGTTCAACGGACAGTGGGGATTCATTGATACCACGGGGCAATGGCTGGTGCCTCCCCAATACGAGCAGGTCTTCCCCTACCGAAACGGCTATGCCCGGGTGCGTCGAGCAGGACGTTGGGGATTTGTCGATCGATCCGGACAGGAGGTAATTCCTCCAACTTACAGAGCTGCACAGGACTTCGCATACGGGCTGGCCCCTGTAGAAGTCGTGCAGAAGATTCTTGGCGTTGTGCACCGTACGCGCTGGGGGTTTATCAATCCGCAGGGGGTCATGGTGATCCCTCCGCAGTTTACGCAAGCCCTGGCTTTTCATGAAGGTTTAGCGGCGGTTGAAGTAGCAACACAGACGCTGATGGTAACGACCGGCCATAAATGGGGCTTTATCGATACAACCGGCCAGTGGGTTATTCCTCCGCGCTTTAGTTCAGCCCGAAACTTCTCAGAGGGGCTGGCGCTGGTGCGGGAGGGCCCACGTACCCTGTTTATTGATCGGACCGGTGAGCCTGTGTTTGAAGTGCCTTATCGCCAGGTGTACAGCTTTGTCGAAGGGCGTGCACGAATTTCCGACGGTATGTACTGGGGCTTTATCGATCGGAAAGGCCAGGTGGTTGTCCCGTTACGTTTCGAGCAAGTGCTGGATTTTTCCGAAGGGCTGGCCGCTGTACGGATAGGAGGACGCTGGGGGTACATTGACCGCGAAGGCAATCTGGTGATTCGGCCACGCTACGAACAAGCCCATGCCTTTCAACATGGCGTTGCGCTGGTGTCGGAAGAAGGCCGACTGCTCTATATCGATCGGGCCGGGCGTGTGCGCTGGCAGCGTCCCACCTCTTGA
- a CDS encoding 3-hydroxybutyryl-CoA dehydrogenase, with amino-acid sequence MEISTLAVIGAGTMGQGIAHVAALHGRTVRLVDVSAEVLQRALQHIASNLDRQVKKGRISAAQKEEALKHIAPSTDLEAAVSDVQLVIEAVPESPDLKAQVFERLDRAAPSAAILASNTSSISITWLAARTGRSAQVIGMHFFNPVPVMQLVEIVRGLETSEATYQTIYRLAEALGKTPVTVNDAPGFVSNRVLMPMINEAIYCVMEGVATPEDVDRVMKLGMNHPMGPLALADLIGLDVCLGIMEVLHRELGEDKYRPCPLLRKMVAAGRLGRKTGRGFYEYAVS; translated from the coding sequence ATGGAAATTTCTACGCTGGCTGTAATTGGAGCCGGTACCATGGGGCAGGGGATTGCGCACGTAGCGGCCCTCCATGGACGTACGGTACGGCTTGTTGATGTTTCTGCAGAAGTGTTGCAGCGGGCGTTGCAGCATATTGCGTCGAATCTGGATCGTCAGGTCAAGAAGGGCCGCATTAGCGCAGCGCAGAAAGAGGAGGCGCTGAAGCATATTGCCCCCTCGACCGACCTGGAGGCTGCGGTGTCTGATGTGCAGCTGGTCATTGAGGCGGTGCCGGAGAGTCCGGATCTAAAAGCTCAAGTGTTTGAGCGGTTGGATCGCGCAGCGCCTTCAGCGGCGATACTGGCCTCCAATACCTCCTCAATTTCTATCACCTGGCTGGCTGCTCGAACAGGACGTTCGGCTCAGGTGATTGGCATGCACTTTTTTAATCCGGTACCGGTCATGCAGTTGGTAGAGATCGTCCGCGGGCTGGAAACCAGTGAAGCGACCTATCAAACCATCTACCGGCTGGCCGAAGCGCTGGGCAAAACACCGGTAACCGTTAATGATGCGCCTGGATTTGTCTCAAACCGGGTGCTGATGCCCATGATCAATGAGGCCATCTACTGCGTTATGGAAGGCGTGGCCACGCCTGAAGACGTGGATCGTGTGATGAAGCTGGGCATGAATCATCCAATGGGGCCCCTGGCGCTGGCTGACCTGATCGGGTTGGACGTATGCCTGGGGATCATGGAAGTGTTACATCGAGAGCTGGGAGAGGACAAGTACCGTCCTTGCCCCCTGCTTCGTAAAATGGTGGCCGCTGGCCGTCTGGGTCGTAAGACAGGCCGAGGCTTCTACGAGTATGCCGTCTCCTAA
- a CDS encoding aspartate 1-decarboxylase encodes MTITMFRAKLHGLRVTEADLYYEGSITIDQELLELAGILPYEKVQVVNVNNGARLETYTLPGRRGSRVVCLNGPAARMAARGDQVLVIAYAQMTPEEARTHRARVVLFDEHNEPRQTLELSVAEAQAMAAEASTG; translated from the coding sequence ATGACCATTACCATGTTTCGAGCGAAGCTGCACGGGCTTCGCGTTACCGAAGCGGATCTATACTACGAAGGTTCCATTACAATCGACCAGGAGTTGCTTGAGCTGGCTGGTATCCTGCCCTATGAAAAAGTACAGGTGGTTAATGTGAACAATGGCGCGCGTCTGGAAACTTATACGCTGCCTGGCAGGCGCGGCAGCCGTGTGGTGTGCCTGAACGGACCGGCCGCCCGCATGGCAGCCCGCGGGGACCAGGTGCTCGTCATTGCTTATGCGCAGATGACCCCCGAAGAGGCAAGAACACACCGGGCGCGCGTGGTGCTGTTCGATGAACACAACGAGCCCAGGCAAACCCTGGAGCTTTCAGTGGCAGAAGCGCAGGCAATGGCTGCTGAAGCCAGTACGGGATGA